Proteins co-encoded in one Quercus robur chromosome 8, dhQueRobu3.1, whole genome shotgun sequence genomic window:
- the LOC126696809 gene encoding ras-related protein RABA3 — protein sequence MNQEMNGVDTDSYQENGYEKIDYVFKVVVIGDSAVGKSQLLSRFTKNEFCFDSKSTIGVEFQTRTVTIKGKVIKAQIWDTAGQERYRAVTSAYYRGALGAMLVYDITKRPSFDHVARWVEELRAHADNSIVITLIGNKADLVDLRAVPTEDAIEFAEEQGLFFSETSALSGDNVDTAFFRLLEEIYGVISKKNLECVNGKSNGGDVQALKGSKIDVISGAELEISEMKKLSACSC from the exons TCAAGAAATGAATGGGGTTGACACTGATAGTTACCAAGAGAATGGGTATGAGAAAATTGATTATGTGTTCAAGGTGGTGGTGATCGGAGACTCGGCTGTGGGGAAGAGTCAGCTCTTGTCCAGGTTTACTAAGAATGAGTTCTGCTTTGACTCCAAGTCCACCATTGGGGTTGAGTTCCAGACCAGGACTGTTACCATTAAAGGCAAAGTCATCAAGGCCCAGATCTGGGACACTGCTGGCCAagaaag GTACCGGGCTGTGACAAGTGCATACTACAGGGGTGCACTAGGGGCCATGCTGGTCTACGATATCACCAAGAGACCCAGCTTTGATCATGTGGCAAGATGGGTTGAGGAACTCAGGGCCCATGCTGATAATTCAATTGTGATCACCCTGATTGGGAACAAAGCTGATCTTGTAGACCTGAGGGCTGTGCCCACTGAAGATGCTATTGAGTTTGCAGAGGAGCAAGGCCTTTTTTTCTCAGAGACATCAGCTCTCAGTGGTGACAATGTGGACACTGCATTTTTTAGGCTGCTAGAGGAAATTTATGGTGTGATTTCTAAGAAGAATTTGGAATGTGTTAATGGAAAATCCAATGGTGGTGATGTCCAGGCACTCAAAGGGTCCAAGATTGATGTTATTTCtggggctgagttggaaattagTGAGATGAAGAAATTATCTGCATGTTCTTGTTAA